The genomic window TCGCGCCCTCCGACATCGCCGAGGCGCTCGCGACGGAGAACGCCCCCTGCCTGCACCACGCCGCGCCCCGTGCGGCCCACCTGGCGCTGCGCGCGGCGCACGCCGCCTACGAGAGCCGCTTCGGCCACGTCTTCGTGATCTGCCTCGACGGACTGCGGCCCTCCCAGCACGTCGACCAGGTGCTTGCGGCCATCCGGACCCGACTGGCCCACGAACCGGACGAGGAGCGGGCCCTGACCGCGGAGGAGATGCGACGACTCGCCCGGGGCCGCATCATCGAGCTGCTGACGGAGGCCGGGCGTCCGGCCGGCCCGGCCTCCCCGGTTGCGCACGACCCCCGGTAGCCCGTCCGTGCCTGTTTGATTGCCACTTTGATCACACCGACGGGCCCCGCCGCCATGGAACCGACAAAGCGTCGCTACGATGGCCGGGGCCGGTGGACCGTACCCGGCCGGGTCAGACCGACAGTCAAGCCGGCCGACCCCAATCCCCGCTCCCGGAGGGTTCTTCCGTGCCGGCTGGAACGCTGTACCGCGGCCGGGAAGGCATGTGGTCCTGGGTGGCTCATCGAGTCACCGGTGTCCTCATTTTCTTCTTCCTGTTCGTACACGTCCTGGACACCGCTCTCGTGCGTGTCTCCCCCGAGGCGTACGACGAGGTCGTGGCCACCTACAAGACCCCGCTCGTCGCGCTGCTCGAGTACGGCCTGGTGGCCGCCATCCTGTTCCACGCGCTGAACGGTCTCCGGATCGTCGCCGTGGACTTCTGGGCCAAGGGCCCGCGCTACCAGAAGCAGATGCTCTGGACCGTCCTCGGTATCTGGATCGTGCTGATGGTCGGGGCCCTGTACCCCGTCCTCGGCCACGCCGTACGTGAAGTCTTCGGGAGCTGAGGCCAATGTCCACCGAGACTCCTTCGTCGGCGATCGGCGACGTCGAGGCCGTAAGCCTGTTCGACGTCGACAACCCGGCCCCCGTGATCGAGCCCCCGCGCCAGCGCACGGGCAAGACACCCAAGGCCTCGCGCACCAACTTCGAGATGTACGCCTGGCTCTTCATGCGCCTGTCGGGCATCGTGCTGGTCGTCCTGGTCATCGGCCACCTGGTCATCCAGCTGGTGCTCGACGGCGGTGTG from Streptomyces sp. NBC_01341 includes these protein-coding regions:
- the sdhC gene encoding succinate dehydrogenase, cytochrome b556 subunit, with amino-acid sequence MPAGTLYRGREGMWSWVAHRVTGVLIFFFLFVHVLDTALVRVSPEAYDEVVATYKTPLVALLEYGLVAAILFHALNGLRIVAVDFWAKGPRYQKQMLWTVLGIWIVLMVGALYPVLGHAVREVFGS
- a CDS encoding 2-oxo-4-hydroxy-4-carboxy-5-ureidoimidazoline decarboxylase, with protein sequence MPKQPQQAGRAAVPVQGGGPAPAFSEVPAEAPVPEPVSGSGRKNAHSSGIRHFNAWPRELAEAALLECCGSRRWALRMAAHRPYPDLDTLLAASDEAGYDLAPSDIAEALATENAPCLHHAAPRAAHLALRAAHAAYESRFGHVFVICLDGLRPSQHVDQVLAAIRTRLAHEPDEERALTAEEMRRLARGRIIELLTEAGRPAGPASPVAHDPR